In a genomic window of Vulpes lagopus strain Blue_001 chromosome 13, ASM1834538v1, whole genome shotgun sequence:
- the LSM8 gene encoding LSM8 homolog, U6 small nuclear RNA associated translates to MTSALENYINRTVAVITSDGRMIVGTLKGFDQTINLILDESHERVFSSSQGVEQVVLGLYIVRGDNVAVIGEIDEETDSALDLGNIRAEPLNSVAH, encoded by the exons ATGACGTCCGCCCTGGAGAACTACATCAACC GAACCGTGGCAGTGATCACTTCCGATGGGAGGATGATCGTG GGAACACTGAAAGGGTTTGACCAGACCATTAATTTGATTTTGGATGAAAGCCATGAACGAGTGTTCAGCTCTTCACAGGGAGTAGAACAAGTGGTGCTAGGGTTATACATCGTAAGAGGTGACAATGT TGCAGTCATTGGAGAAATTGATGAAGAGACAGATTCTGCGCTTGATTTGGGGAATATTCGAGCAGAACCTCTAAACTCAGTAGCACACTGA